One Nocardiopsis gilva YIM 90087 genomic window, GTGTGCTAGAAGCCGCCGCGCTTGCGGATGGCCGAGAGGTCCTCACTGATACGGAAGACGACGATGAGCAGCTCCAGCCCGACGCGGGTGATGAGCACGGCGATCGCGCCGCCCAGGATGGTGCCGAGCAGGCCGAGGAAACCGCTGACGGGCTCGATCGCCATGAAGCCGAAGGAGGTGATGACGCCGCTGAGGGTGAAGATGCCGATGAGCACCAGCCACAGGATGTACAGCAGCTTGATGATCTTGGATGTGACGAACTCCCGGAAGGAGAAGTCGAAGAGCGACCCGAAGAAGCCCTTCTCCGTCGGCATCGGCTGCCCGGGCGCGCCTGGTGGCGGGGGCGGGGTGCCCGGCCCGTAG contains:
- a CDS encoding DUF4282 domain-containing protein; the encoded protein is MNAPGEYPYDPSQQYGYQQQPPPGGPGTPPPGGPYGPGTPPPPPGAPGQPMPTEKGFFGSLFDFSFREFVTSKIIKLLYILWLVLIGIFTLSGVITSFGFMAIEPVSGFLGLLGTILGGAIAVLITRVGLELLIVVFRISEDLSAIRKRGGF